A segment of the Nitrospina gracilis 3/211 genome:
GGCGTCGTTTCAGGTTCTTTGGGGTCCAGCCGGAACACGAAGTCGCCCTTGTCGAGAAAGGGGTTGCGGATGCGCCCGTATTGAGGGTGCTGGGAACCCTGCGAGTAATTCACCACCTTGGCCTGCAGAAACTCACCCAGCTCGACTCCCGTCAGGTAGCCGTCGCCGTCGGAATCGCCTTCCCCGTTCAATGCGGCGATGAACTGGTCACGGAAAATGCTTTCGTCCGGCACCGTTTCATCCGCGCTTCCGGCGGTCACGAATTGCCGCACCGGCTGGCTGGTTTTGTAACTGATGTTTTCCGGCACCGCGCGGGAAAGGGCGAAGATCGATCCGGAAAAGCAACTGTCGAATAAAAACAGCGCGTGCTTGGACTCGATGCGCTTGGCGTACACTTCGATTCGTTCCATGTCCATGGCCCGCGCCAGAAAGCCCTGCCGGTCGCGGTTGGGATTGGGCGCGTCTGCGGGAACGATGTAGCCCATGTCGCCGCCATAGGCCAGCTTCAATGTATGGCCGTGGCCGGCAAAATAAAACAGAAGACGATTGTCCACCCCGTGACCGTATCGGTTGATGAAATCGTTGAAGGCCTTCTGCATGCCCTCGTGGTTGGGATTCATGACCACCACCACATTGAAGCCCTGCTTCTCCAGTGCATTTTTTACCAGGTTCACGTCTTTGTTGACACCGGGCAGGTCCGGCCAGCCTGCGGTGTAATCGCTGACACCGACGATCAGGGCGTGGCTTTCCTGGTAAAGCCCGACCTGGTTGCCTTCCGCATCTTCGATGGGGACAACGCGGATGCCGCGTTCTTCCGCGAGAGTGATGGTGGGCAACGCCAGAGCGGCGGCGAAGAGTCCGGCCACCAGGGTCGAACAAATGGATTTGGTTTTCATGCGTCCAGGGCTCCTTAGAAAAATTTCAATATGTCTTCGTAGATCATAATGAGATAAACGGCGCAGCCGATGCTGAGCGCCGGCCCGCCAAACAGTTTCAGCCGCGTATGCAGGGTGAGGTGGCCCAGCACTTCCTCTTCTTTGCGGTTGCTGATGAGGAACAGCGAGGGTTCCGTCTTTTTGAACACCATTTTGGTGTTGGAATACAATTTGGCGAACTGGTCGCGGTTGTATTTGTCGACCATGCGCTGTCCGATCACCTTCGCCCCCCATTCCAGTTCATCGGGATCCAGCACGCCGTCTTTATCGCGGTCGAAGCGTTGTTTCAGTTTCGGGTGTTTCTGTACCAGCTTTTTGGCTTTTAGAAAGGTATGGAAGTCGAGTTTGCGTTGCGCCGCGAGTTTCAATCCCGAATCGGCGTATCCCAGAATGTAAACAATCTCCCCCGCCATGAATTTTTTTTCGGTCACACGGTATTTTCCGGACGTGCTGTCTGCGTCGTCCGTATCGAATTTTTTAAGCTCTTTCCGGTTGTTCGCCACGGCCTGTTTGAATCGCTGGCGCACCTCGTCGCGCAGGAAACGGTCGAGGTGCTGGACGAATCCCTTTCCCTTCTGGATGATCTGCGCGCCTTCAGCGAATACCAGCGCATTGGCGCCACTGCCGTCTTCCACGTAAAATCCCTCGTCGGAATGCAGGGTGTCGATGGTCACCCAACGGGAGGAGTTGCGACTCCGCACCAGTTTTTCGATTTCCAGAGCGTAGAAAACGCAGGCATCGCCGCTCATGGGCGCGGTCAGCAGGCGGTCGTCATCACATACGATTTTCCCGGAAATCTCGACGTCCGTTCCTACGGCGCCGGTGGCTATGCGGGAGGTGGGGATGTCTTCCACCGTCCTTTTGGTTTTGAGGTCGCGGAATCCCTTTAAGAAAAAATAAATCCCCGCGAAAAATCCCACCACCGTGTACACCACCAGCTCCAGGTCCACCCGGACCTCGCTGGATGTGGCGGACATAAGGATGTGGGCCGCATACCCCAAATTCATCAAATGCGCTCCGGTTCGTTAACTCATTAATAAGGATAACGGCTTGATCGAAAATTTGAACTGTTTTGTGGGTTGGTGTTTGTGGGGGAAACCGGTAAGACGGGAACGAGGGGGCATACGAAGTCGAAAAAATTTTGAAAACCCGCAGGTAAGGTCAAATTGGAGGCCCGGCCCGGAAAGGCAGACAGGGTCCGCCCCTTCGCGGGCCGGGTGTGGGAGATTGGGTTCGGTCAGGAATAATAGGCGCCGTAGCGGTAGATTTGGAGTTCGCGGCGAATCTCTTCCTGATCCGGCTGTAGAGCGGGTGTGGGTTGTTTGGACTGTGCATCGGTGAAACCACGGGTATCGGGCACGTGTTCGCGGCCGGGATCCCGGGTGGCCACCCAAGACAGGTTGTTGGCAAATTTTTCGTTTTCAATGGTTGGGGGCATAGGCAAAAACCTCCTGAATATTTTTGGAACGATCATGCCAGGGTTAATTTGGCCCGTTTTTGGGCAACAGGGTGAGCCCTGGGAAAGAGGTTATCCCATACGGGTAGAAAAAGATAAAACCGCTGGGGAAGGGAGGCAAGTTTTGCCTCAAAAATTATATGAAAAGTGGGACCCGTGGGATCAGGAGATGGGTTTCCAGCTGGCCACCCAGGCGTCGGCTTTTTGTTTCTTGGAGGTTTTGATGCGCGGGGTGATGAATTCCAGGCTCCTTTGGGCGTCCTTGTTGCCCCTGGCGGCAGCCAGCGAATACCACTGGTACGCCTGCACGATGTCCTTTTTCACCACGTCGCCGTTTTCGTACATCATTGCGAGGTTCATCTGGGCCAGCGGGTGCCCCCGCTCGGCGGCGGGTTTCAGGTAAGTGTGGGCCTTTTTATCATCGATGACCACGCTGGTGCCGTGATAATACATGTCCCCCAGGATCGCCTGCGAATCCAGGTGACCCTGGTCCGCCGCCAGGATGAGCCACTCGCGACCCTTGTTGATATCCTTATCGGTGCCGATGCCTTCCATGTAAGCCAGTGCGGCATGATATTGACCCATCACATAACCGCCCTTACCGGATTCCTCGAACCACTTGAGGGCCACCGGCGCGCTCCGCTTGAACCCGCCGGTGCCGTTTTTGTAATACCAGCCGATTTCAAACAGGGCCCAGGGTTGTTTCTCCTGGGCGGCTTTTTTGAACCATTCCACCGCTGTTGAAACATCCCGTTCCACGCCCCGGCCGTTTTGATACATGTTGGCCACATACCACATGGCTTCGGGATTTCCGCGTTTGGCGAGCACCATGAAATGCGCCATGGCGGTTTTGAAATCGCCTCGCATGAACGCCTGTTCCCCCAACCCGTAATCCACCTTGGCCCTGAACGGATTCGGAATGTAATCCAGGAACATGGCCGCCCCGGTGACCACGACGAGAAACAGTGTGGCGAGAGCCAGGGTCGTTTTCCTGTTCCGGGTCTTGTCAGGCGAAGAAGGTTTGGGTGTCTCTCGAGTTGGGGAGGAAACAGAACGCGTGGGTTTGCCGGAAGGGGAGGGGCTGGCATTGGAACCCTGTGCCGGGGGACGGGCGGCCGGACGTTTCTGCGGCGGTGGTTTCTGTGGAACGCCTTTGGGCGCCGGTTTGGGCGCGCCGCCCGTGCGGGGGGCGCTGGGCGGTGCCTGTCCTGCCGGATGACGCCGTGGTGGCGGATTCGGTTTCGCCTGTTCGGGCCTCTTGTTCTTTTCAGGTTCCTTGGGCATGATCCCCCCTCTGACCTCTCAGATTTTTGGGAAGTGAATTCCTTGAAAAATCCTCATTAATTATATCGGATTGCTGGAACTTTGCAAAAAAAGTCATAAAAAACAAGGGAGATTTCTCTTTCAGGGCCTGTCGAGGGAGCAGGGAAATGAAACACCGGGTGGGAAATCACTTTGAATTTTGCCGGATAAAAAAGCGGAGGAGGGAAGGATGGAGGGCCGGGAAAATTTTAAGCCGTCGGGCGGCTTGGAGATGAACTTGTCTGCAAAAAAAATCCACTTCCCGCTACTTTTCCCGCTACCTTGAGAAAAATGGAAATGATTCCAAATCCGTCAAGCCTGGGCTAAGATGAATCGTCCACAAATACAGCCCCTAATTCACGGACAGGTGGTGATCATGACGAAGGACAATCCGGTATCGTTGCCCACCGACAGTCAGGCGAACCCCACCCCGCTCTGGCAGTTCGTGCGCCCGGATGAATACAAGGTGCCTGTCACCGCGGTTGCGAGCACAGCCCTCCGCAAATGGACCGCATTCAAACAGCTTTTCATCAAAAACGGGGAAAACGGCGACAGCCCGTTCAAGGCCGAAGTCGAGTTGAAAACACTCCCGGAAGTGCGTTTGCGTCACCTGGTCCCGCCCATTGACTGGAATGAGGTGGCGGGTGCCCTGGACGCGGAACTGGAGGGGTGGCTGGATGAGTGCTCTCTGGAAGTTCCGGTTCAGTTTGTTGTGTTCCAGCCCCATTGCGGACAGGAGGACCTGTTGCGCCATTGGGCCGACCTCCATGATGCGCTTTTGTTGGAATCCCCGACGCCGGAACAAATCCTGAAAGCCGATCCCCACTGGCTGGGTGGGTGGCCCAATACCGACCGGGTTTGGGTCCTGCCGCACCTCGAACACTGTTTCCTGCGTCATGCGAACGGACTGGAACTGGTCCGCCGGTTTCTGGAATGGGCCGCATCCGGCAGGCTGGGCCGTGGTCTCATCGGCTGCGACAGCTGGGGCTGGGCCTACCTGCAACGCGTCGGCCCGCGTTCACAATGGAGCCCCCTGACGCTGCAGGCGTTCGATGGGGCACGGTTGTCGCGGTTGTTTTCAAGAAAGAAGGATACCGGAGACCGGAACGACCGGGTGCGTTTCCTGAATGCCAAAACGGGGAAAACCATCCTTTCCTGGCTGGAAGACGAGGGTGGAGCCAGTTCGGAATTGAACCAGCTTGCCGGCCGGTGCCGTGGTAATTTTGGGACCGCCCTCATTTACTGGAGCCAAAGACTGCGTGCCGAACCGGATGAAGAGGACACTGCGGCCGTGGAAGAGGAGAGCGATCGGAATGCGTCACAGAGAACGAAGGAAGAATCTGTATGGGTGGCCGAGCTTCCGGATGACATGACCCTGCCTGTGGAGAAGGACGAAAGCGTGGCTTTTGTGTTGCACTCCCTGCTTCTTCATAACGGATTGACAGAAGAGCTTCTCAGCAAATTGTTGTCCATTCCGGATTTTCGCATAGCATCTCTATTGCGCCGCCTGCAGGCTTCGGGTGCGGTGGTTGAGGAAGCAGGACGCTGGGAGGTGACTGCTCAGGGCTATTCCGCCGTCCGGGAATACCTGAGTGCGCGGGATTATCTGCTGGATGGGTTTTGAGGCGGGATATGGATAAAGAGCAAATGTCTAAAGTGTTCAAGACGCTCGATACGGCCGTGATGATTGAGCTGTTTTTGATTGTTGCCGGTACGGTCGTTCTCATACTGATCACGCAGAGCCTGCTGCCCTGGGTGGCCAACCGCCTGCATGGCAGGTTGCGATTGTTCCTGCTGGCCATGACACCGCTGCTGCGGCTGGTATTCATCCTGACCGCGTTCATCCTGAGCGTTCCGCGTGTCATCGAGCCGTCCCTGCAGAACATGGTGGCGGTGCTGGGTTCAATCGGTCTCGCGCTGGGGTTCGCGCTCAAGGACTACACCAGCAGTCTGATCGCCGGGGTGGTCGCAGTTGGCGAGCGGTTGTACCGCAACGGCGACTGGATCGAGGTGAACGGGGTGTATGGCGAGGTGACGCACGTGGGGGTGCGCACGGTGCGTATTGTCACCCCGGACGACACGGCGGTGTACATTCCGCATCACAAGCTTTGGACCGAATTGATCTCCAACGCCAACAACGGTACGCCGCACCTGCAGTGTGTGGTGCATTTTTATCTCCATCCTCAACACGATGCCGTAGAGATCCAGCGGATCCTGCATGACGTGGCGCTGACCAGCCCTTACCTGTATTTCGATTTACCGGTTTCGGTGGTGGTGCAGGAAAAACCGTGGGGCACGCATTACCGCCTGAAAGCGTATGCCGTCGATCCGCGCCATCAGTTCCGGTTCATCACCGACCTCACCGTGCGTGGCAAAACCGCGCTGATTGAGCGCAACGTCCGTTTCGCCCTGGCCCCGGGGCAGGGCGGGCAGGATGCCCCCACAGCCACCGGTTGAACGGGGTTCACCCCATCAATCCCTTGCGGTAATCTTCGAACGCCTGCATCAGTTCCGCCTCTGTGTTCATCACAAACGGTCCTTCCCCGGCGATGGGCTCGGCAATGGGTTCTCCGGAAAGCAGCAGCAACCGGGTTTCTTCCTGCGCGGATAGATGAATGGCCTCGCCTTCGCGAGAGAACCGCACCAGCTGCGCGGCCCGGGCGGTTTCGCTCTGGTTGGCTTCCACCGCGCCCGTCACCGGCACCACGGCGGTGGTGTGTCCGGCGGGCAGGGCCAATTCCATCTCTCCCCCCGCCCGGAGGGTGATGTCCCAGATATTGATCGGTGTGAAGGTGAGCGCCGGGCCGCGTGTTCCGTCGTGCTCTCCGGCAATGACGCGGAGCGTTCCCCCGTTCACTTCAACGGTTGGAATGCGTTTGGATGGAATATCCTGATAGCGCGGCGGCGACATCTTGTCCTTCGCCGGCAGGTTGACCCACAACTGCACGGCATGGAACGTGCCGCCTTGTTCGGTGAAGGACTGGGAGTGGAATTCCTGGTGGACGATGCCGGAGGCGGCGGTCATCCATTGCACGTCGCCGGGCTCTAGGTGGCCGCTGTTGCCCGCAAGGTCCTTGTGATCCACCTCGCCTTCATAGACGATGGTGACCGTCTCGAATCCGCGGTGCGGGTGCTGGCCCACGCCACGGGGTTTGGACGCCGGCGGGAACTCCGCGGGGCCGGCGAAGTCGAACAGCAGGAACGGGCTCATCGCCTCGCCGTGGCTGTCGTAAGTGAACAGGGTGCGCACGGGAAACCCGTCGCCCACCCAGTGTTGACCGGGTGTGTTTAAAATTTCCTCAATCTGTTTTTGTCGGGCCATGACGCCTCCTTCGCGTGAATGAAAGCCAGCCCCCTCGTCAACAGATTATCATTGAAACACCCGTTCGAAAAATTCCTGCATGGATTTCCAGGCGCGTTCGTCCGCCTGCTTGTCGTACACCAGGCTGTCGATGTTGAACTTCTGGCGGAACTCGTCGGCCTGCGGGTTGGTGTAACTGTGTTTGACGCCCTTCAGGTTGATGTAGGTCGCATCCACGTTGGCCTCGAACATTTCCTTCATGAACCCGGCCACCCGGTCGGCGGGCAGAAAGCCGTCCTCCGAACCGTTGATGACGAGGATCGACGCCTTGACGTCGCCCTTGCTCACCGGAGGCTGGTCCGGCAGGGCGCTGTGGAACGCGACCACGGCGTCGAGGTCCGCGCCGCCGCGCGCCATGCGGATGGACACCGCGCCGCCGAAACAGAACCCGATGGCGCCGATGCGTTCCCCGTCCACCGTCGGCTCCGATTTCAGGATTTCCAGGGCGCGGTTGAACTTCGCCTGACTGCCTTGCCAGTCCTGGAACGCGGCGTTCATGAACTCACCGGCTTTTTTCGGGTGATCGGCCAGTTTGCCGTCGCCGTACATGTCGAGCGCGAGCGCCGTGTAGCCCAGCTCCGCCAGCATGGTGGCGCGGTTCCGCGCATGTTCATTATGGCCCCACCACTCGTGCACGACGAGGATGCCGGGGCGTTTGTCTTCGATGGCGTCGTCCCACGCGACAAAGGCTTTCAGCTCGACGCCGTCCAGCTTGTGAGTGATCTCCTTGGTTTGGACGTCCGCGT
Coding sequences within it:
- a CDS encoding caspase family protein, with protein sequence MKTKSICSTLVAGLFAAALALPTITLAEERGIRVVPIEDAEGNQVGLYQESHALIVGVSDYTAGWPDLPGVNKDVNLVKNALEKQGFNVVVVMNPNHEGMQKAFNDFINRYGHGVDNRLLFYFAGHGHTLKLAYGGDMGYIVPADAPNPNRDRQGFLARAMDMERIEVYAKRIESKHALFLFDSCFSGSIFALSRAVPENISYKTSQPVRQFVTAGSADETVPDESIFRDQFIAALNGEGDSDGDGYLTGVELGEFLQAKVVNYSQGSQHPQYGRIRNPFLDKGDFVFRLDPKEPETTPDSMNAATELSELEATIARLQSEKVQLEKENAKLQEETRLDPPAQNTTDHNDVPQSLDNVAGTALQRAHNAIKLKRYATALRILKVQAARGNALAQMMLARMYVEAWGTRRNVVEAYKWMLIASHKNPAAKNALGKLEKHMTRKQIRRARLWVKSRVKKLRRDRR
- a CDS encoding tetratricopeptide repeat protein, with the translated sequence MPKEPEKNKRPEQAKPNPPPRRHPAGQAPPSAPRTGGAPKPAPKGVPQKPPPQKRPAARPPAQGSNASPSPSGKPTRSVSSPTRETPKPSSPDKTRNRKTTLALATLFLVVVTGAAMFLDYIPNPFRAKVDYGLGEQAFMRGDFKTAMAHFMVLAKRGNPEAMWYVANMYQNGRGVERDVSTAVEWFKKAAQEKQPWALFEIGWYYKNGTGGFKRSAPVALKWFEESGKGGYVMGQYHAALAYMEGIGTDKDINKGREWLILAADQGHLDSQAILGDMYYHGTSVVIDDKKAHTYLKPAAERGHPLAQMNLAMMYENGDVVKKDIVQAYQWYSLAAARGNKDAQRSLEFITPRIKTSKKQKADAWVASWKPIS
- a CDS encoding mechanosensitive ion channel family protein, with amino-acid sequence MDKEQMSKVFKTLDTAVMIELFLIVAGTVVLILITQSLLPWVANRLHGRLRLFLLAMTPLLRLVFILTAFILSVPRVIEPSLQNMVAVLGSIGLALGFALKDYTSSLIAGVVAVGERLYRNGDWIEVNGVYGEVTHVGVRTVRIVTPDDTAVYIPHHKLWTELISNANNGTPHLQCVVHFYLHPQHDAVEIQRILHDVALTSPYLYFDLPVSVVVQEKPWGTHYRLKAYAVDPRHQFRFITDLTVRGKTALIERNVRFALAPGQGGQDAPTATG
- a CDS encoding pirin family protein, whose product is MARQKQIEEILNTPGQHWVGDGFPVRTLFTYDSHGEAMSPFLLFDFAGPAEFPPASKPRGVGQHPHRGFETVTIVYEGEVDHKDLAGNSGHLEPGDVQWMTAASGIVHQEFHSQSFTEQGGTFHAVQLWVNLPAKDKMSPPRYQDIPSKRIPTVEVNGGTLRVIAGEHDGTRGPALTFTPINIWDITLRAGGEMELALPAGHTTAVVPVTGAVEANQSETARAAQLVRFSREGEAIHLSAQEETRLLLLSGEPIAEPIAGEGPFVMNTEAELMQAFEDYRKGLMG
- a CDS encoding dienelactone hydrolase family protein — its product is MFRFQTQRFLKTILLTALALACVVAALPAHADVQTKEITHKLDGVELKAFVAWDDAIEDKRPGILVVHEWWGHNEHARNRATMLAELGYTALALDMYGDGKLADHPKKAGEFMNAAFQDWQGSQAKFNRALEILKSEPTVDGERIGAIGFCFGGAVSIRMARGGADLDAVVAFHSALPDQPPVSKGDVKASILVINGSEDGFLPADRVAGFMKEMFEANVDATYINLKGVKHSYTNPQADEFRQKFNIDSLVYDKQADERAWKSMQEFFERVFQ